The Candidatus Bathyarchaeota archaeon genome includes a region encoding these proteins:
- the moaC gene encoding cyclic pyranopterin monophosphate synthase MoaC — protein MVDVTAKPEVYREATARGTLKLKSETIELIKEGKVEKGDPFYAAKIAGVLAAKNTSSLIPLCHPLPLTDVKVDIEMVDDSSVQVEATVKTMAQTGVEMEALVAASVALLTIWDMTKQYEKDEQGQYPHTLIQNIRVVRKVKGKGR, from the coding sequence ATGGTTGACGTGACCGCGAAACCAGAAGTATACCGAGAAGCAACAGCAAGAGGCACTCTCAAACTGAAGTCTGAAACCATAGAATTAATTAAGGAAGGAAAAGTCGAAAAGGGCGATCCTTTCTATGCGGCAAAAATCGCAGGAGTGTTAGCAGCGAAAAACACAAGTTCTCTGATTCCATTGTGCCATCCTCTTCCCTTAACCGACGTAAAAGTTGATATAGAAATGGTTGACGACTCAAGCGTGCAGGTAGAGGCAACAGTTAAAACGATGGCACAAACCGGGGTTGAGATGGAGGCTCTTGTTGCCGCCTCGGTGGCTTTGTTGACGATATGGGACATGACAAAACAGTACGAAAAGGACGAGCAGGGCCAATACCCGCACACTCTCATTCAGAATATACGCGTCGTACGTAAGGTGAAGGGAAAAGGCAGATGA
- the moaA gene encoding GTP 3',8-cyclase MoaA, translating into MICDNYGRPTLNLRVSVSQRCNLKCPYCHREGETVSPSTEMSVEEIIRIVRVALSLGVSSVKLTGGEPLLRLDILEVVKGIAELRGLQDLSMTTNGTSLAPLAGSLRKCGLKRVNVNIPTLNAETYRELNGGNLRDAIDGVKAAVKAGLYPVKLNMLVLRGVNDGEISRMMKFAEQSETILQLIELEPINISSDYYQRYHYPLDEIEARLEKEASEIKTREDMQNRRMYFLPRVKVEVVHPIENTEFCIHCTRLRVTSDGKLKPCLMRNDNLVDLLTPMRNGADDEALTKLFIEAVKKREPYYKVMNS; encoded by the coding sequence ATGATCTGTGACAATTATGGGCGGCCGACACTTAATCTGCGGGTTTCGGTTAGCCAGAGATGCAACTTGAAGTGTCCATACTGTCACCGTGAAGGAGAAACTGTGTCTCCGTCAACCGAAATGTCGGTGGAAGAAATTATCCGTATTGTTAGAGTAGCTCTCTCTCTTGGTGTTTCTTCGGTGAAACTGACTGGAGGTGAACCTCTTCTTCGATTAGACATTCTTGAGGTAGTTAAAGGGATAGCTGAGCTTCGAGGCTTGCAAGATTTATCCATGACCACTAACGGAACTTCTCTAGCTCCTTTAGCAGGGTCGCTTCGTAAATGCGGTTTGAAACGGGTAAACGTAAACATTCCAACGTTGAACGCTGAAACTTATCGAGAGCTGAACGGCGGAAACTTGAGAGACGCAATAGACGGAGTGAAAGCAGCGGTGAAAGCTGGGCTCTATCCGGTGAAGTTGAACATGCTTGTTTTGCGCGGTGTTAACGATGGAGAGATTTCTAGGATGATGAAGTTTGCGGAGCAGAGTGAGACGATTCTTCAGCTTATCGAGTTGGAGCCAATAAATATCAGTTCCGACTACTATCAGCGTTATCATTATCCTTTAGATGAGATTGAAGCAAGGTTAGAAAAGGAAGCATCAGAGATCAAAACGCGGGAAGACATGCAAAATCGTAGGATGTACTTTCTACCACGAGTGAAGGTTGAAGTAGTTCATCCGATCGAGAACACAGAGTTTTGTATTCATTGTACAAGGCTTAGGGTGACGAGTGATGGGAAGCTAAAGCCTTGTTTGATGAGGAATGATAATCTTGTGGATTTGTTGACTCCGATGCGGAATGGTGCTGATGATGAGGCGTTGACTAAGCTTTTCATTGAAGCTGTGAAGAAGCGTGAACCATACTATAAAGTAATGAACAGTTAA
- a CDS encoding MogA/MoaB family molybdenum cofactor biosynthesis protein — protein sequence MSKTSIGHMATAPKSLNFAVVICSSSRYQKLKSGKTVNDPSGDLIVEALLQHGHIVTSRTIVPDDQYFIEQRVRKALSSNDVDAIVTCGGTGIGPTDVTIETVQPLLEKEIHGFGEIFRALGYEQIGSAVILTRALAGVSRGKVVFCIPGSPDAVSLCLEKLILPEVGHIVKHARER from the coding sequence ATGAGCAAGACATCGATCGGCCATATGGCTACGGCACCGAAGAGTCTAAACTTCGCAGTTGTTATTTGCAGTTCTTCCCGTTATCAAAAGCTGAAGTCAGGAAAAACCGTTAACGACCCATCTGGAGACCTGATCGTTGAAGCCCTGCTACAGCATGGTCACATCGTTACCTCTCGAACGATAGTACCTGATGATCAGTATTTCATCGAACAACGTGTAAGAAAGGCTTTAAGTTCAAACGATGTGGATGCGATTGTAACCTGTGGTGGAACAGGAATCGGTCCAACAGACGTAACGATTGAGACTGTTCAGCCGCTTTTGGAGAAAGAAATTCACGGCTTTGGTGAGATTTTTCGAGCGCTTGGTTATGAACAGATCGGTTCAGCGGTTATTCTTACCCGTGCTTTAGCTGGAGTATCACGGGGAAAAGTTGTTTTTTGTATACCGGGGTCTCCTGATGCGGTTTCTCTTTGTCTTGAAAAGCTTATATTGCCTGAGGTAGGGCACATCGTCAAGCATGCCCGTGAAAGATAG